A window of Longimicrobium sp. contains these coding sequences:
- a CDS encoding ribose-phosphate pyrophosphokinase, translating into MFDDTVSEHHLMMLSGTANLPLAEEIAACLGIRLGGVTIKRFSDGEIFVKIDENVRGRDLYIVQTTCPPAENVLELLLMLDAARRASAARVTAVIPYYGYARQDRKDQPRVAIGAKLMANMIVAAGAHRVLSVDFHQHQLQGFFDIPVDHLYAAPVFTRYFLEKQLDNLVVVSPDVGSAKMARGFAKRLNATMGIIDKRRPRANVSEVMHVIGEVEGKDCLLADDMIDTAGTMAEAARALKERGARDVYACATHAILSGPAVERLANAPFKEIVVTNTIPVPAEKRFPTLTVLSVAELLARAVRYTHSNESVSSLFEVEAV; encoded by the coding sequence ATGTTCGACGACACCGTCTCCGAGCACCACCTGATGATGCTCTCCGGCACGGCGAACCTGCCGCTGGCCGAAGAGATCGCCGCATGCCTCGGCATCCGGCTGGGGGGCGTGACCATCAAGCGCTTCTCCGACGGCGAGATCTTCGTCAAGATCGACGAGAACGTGCGCGGGCGCGACCTGTACATCGTGCAGACCACCTGCCCGCCCGCCGAGAACGTGCTGGAGCTCCTGCTGATGCTCGACGCGGCGCGGCGGGCCTCGGCGGCGCGCGTGACGGCGGTGATCCCGTACTACGGCTACGCGCGCCAGGACCGCAAGGACCAGCCGCGCGTGGCCATCGGCGCCAAGCTCATGGCCAACATGATCGTGGCCGCCGGCGCCCACCGCGTGCTCTCCGTCGACTTCCACCAGCACCAGCTGCAGGGCTTCTTCGACATCCCCGTCGACCACCTCTACGCCGCCCCCGTCTTCACCCGCTACTTCCTGGAGAAGCAGCTCGACAACCTGGTGGTGGTCTCGCCCGACGTGGGGAGCGCCAAGATGGCCCGCGGCTTCGCCAAGCGCCTGAACGCCACCATGGGCATCATCGACAAGCGCCGCCCGCGGGCGAACGTCTCCGAGGTGATGCACGTGATCGGCGAGGTGGAGGGGAAGGACTGCCTGCTGGCCGACGACATGATCGACACGGCCGGCACCATGGCCGAGGCCGCGCGGGCGCTCAAGGAGCGCGGCGCGAGGGACGTGTACGCCTGCGCCACGCACGCCATCCTCTCGGGCCCCGCCGTGGAGCGCCTGGCGAACGCGCCGTTCAAGGAGATCGTGGTCACCAACACCATCCCCGTCCCCGCGGAGAAGCGCTTCCCCACGCTCACCGTGCTCTCGGTGGCGGAGCTCCTGGCCCGCGCGGTGCGGTACACGCACTCCAACGAGTCGGTCAGCTCGCTCTTCGAGGTCGAGGCGGTCTGA